One window from the genome of Mycolicibacterium gadium encodes:
- a CDS encoding competence/damage-inducible protein A has translation MSARAGIVVTGTEVLTGRVTDRNGPWIADRLLELGVELAHITICGDRPADIEAQLRFLADEGVDLIVTSGGLGPTADDMTVATVARFCGRELVLDNELEVEIAGIVQRLMARFPNVDLEAVRAANRKQALVPEGAHVIHPVGTAPGVVVPGKPTVVVLPGPPRELQPMWPSALQTPAVQEAIAGRTTYHQEMVRMFGLPESGLADTLREAEAHIGGFERLEITTCLRRGEIEMVTRYEPDAATVYADLMRLLHERHGGEIFSEDGATVDDQVAALLAGRTIATAESCTAGLVAARLTDLPGSSAYVAGGVVSYSNEAKTELLGVDPALIEAHGAVSENVAEAMAEGALRRFAADTAIAITGIAGPGGGSEDKPVGTVCFCVKLADGTTDVRRMRLPGNRSDVRERSTTVAMHLLRRALA, from the coding sequence GTGAGTGCACGCGCGGGCATCGTGGTGACCGGAACCGAAGTCCTCACCGGGAGGGTGACCGATCGCAACGGGCCGTGGATCGCCGACCGACTCCTCGAGCTCGGTGTCGAACTCGCGCACATCACCATCTGCGGGGACCGGCCGGCCGACATCGAGGCGCAACTGCGGTTCCTCGCCGACGAGGGTGTGGACCTCATCGTCACGAGCGGGGGTCTGGGCCCGACCGCCGACGATATGACGGTAGCGACGGTGGCCCGGTTCTGCGGCCGAGAGTTGGTGTTGGACAACGAGCTCGAGGTCGAGATCGCCGGCATCGTGCAGCGCCTGATGGCGCGCTTCCCCAACGTCGATCTGGAGGCGGTCCGCGCAGCCAACCGCAAGCAGGCTCTGGTACCCGAGGGTGCCCACGTCATCCATCCGGTCGGCACCGCCCCGGGCGTCGTCGTACCGGGGAAACCGACGGTCGTCGTGCTGCCCGGCCCGCCGCGCGAGTTGCAGCCGATGTGGCCGTCGGCTCTGCAAACGCCTGCGGTGCAGGAGGCGATCGCCGGCCGGACGACGTACCACCAGGAGATGGTGCGGATGTTCGGTCTGCCGGAATCGGGACTCGCCGACACGCTGCGCGAGGCCGAAGCGCACATCGGCGGGTTCGAACGGCTCGAGATCACCACCTGCCTGCGGCGCGGCGAAATCGAGATGGTGACCCGCTACGAACCGGACGCGGCCACCGTGTACGCCGACCTGATGAGGCTGCTGCACGAGCGCCATGGCGGCGAGATCTTCTCCGAGGACGGCGCCACCGTCGACGACCAGGTTGCGGCGCTGCTGGCCGGACGGACGATCGCTACCGCCGAATCCTGCACGGCGGGCCTGGTGGCGGCCCGGCTGACGGATCTGCCTGGCTCGTCGGCGTACGTCGCGGGGGGAGTGGTGTCGTACTCGAACGAGGCCAAGACCGAACTTCTCGGCGTGGACCCGGCACTCATCGAAGCGCACGGCGCGGTGTCGGAAAATGTCGCCGAGGCGATGGCCGAGGGGGCGTTGCGCCGGTTTGCCGCCGACACCGCGATCGCGATCACGGGGATCGCCGGGCCGGGTGGCGGCTCCGAGGACAAGCCGGTGGGCACGGTGTGTTTCTGCGTGAAGCTCGCCGACGGCACCACCGACGTGCGCAGGATGCGGCTACCCGGCAACCGGTCCGATGTCCGTGAGAGGTCGACGACCGTCGCGATGCATCTGTTGCGCCGTGCGCTGGCGTGA
- a CDS encoding alpha/beta fold hydrolase, whose protein sequence is MVVAIARPKLEGNIAVGDDRQIGFAEFGDPQGRAIFWLHGTPGARRQIPMEARVYAEQQHIRLIGVDRPGIGSSTQHSYDTVVAFADDLRTIADTLGIDKFVVVGLSGGGPYTLGCAAALPDRIVAAGVIGGVAPTMGSDAITGGLMGNLGTRVAPLLQVAGTPIGLLASAIIRLIRPVASPAADLYGRVSPEADRRLLARPEIKAMFLDDILNGSRKQMAAPFSDVVVFARDWGFRLSDIKVPVRWWHGDADHIVPYAHGQHVVSRLTDAELYPMPGESHLAGLGRAEEILHTMLKVWDEYDS, encoded by the coding sequence ATGGTTGTCGCAATCGCCCGTCCCAAGCTCGAAGGCAACATCGCTGTCGGCGATGACCGCCAGATCGGATTCGCCGAATTCGGAGACCCCCAGGGCCGCGCCATTTTCTGGCTGCACGGAACACCCGGCGCCCGGCGCCAGATTCCGATGGAAGCCCGCGTCTACGCCGAACAGCAGCACATTCGGTTGATCGGGGTGGACCGGCCGGGCATCGGCTCCTCCACGCAGCATAGCTACGACACCGTCGTCGCCTTCGCCGACGATCTGCGCACCATCGCCGACACGCTGGGCATCGACAAGTTCGTCGTCGTCGGGCTGTCGGGTGGCGGGCCGTACACGCTCGGCTGCGCGGCGGCGTTGCCCGATCGCATCGTCGCCGCCGGCGTCATCGGCGGGGTCGCCCCGACCATGGGTTCAGACGCCATCACCGGGGGTCTGATGGGCAATCTCGGTACCCGGGTCGCTCCGCTGCTGCAGGTGGCCGGCACCCCTATCGGACTGCTCGCCAGCGCCATCATCCGGCTGATTCGCCCCGTCGCGTCCCCCGCCGCCGACCTGTACGGGCGGGTCTCGCCGGAAGCCGACCGCAGGCTGCTGGCCCGCCCGGAGATCAAAGCGATGTTCCTCGATGACATCCTGAACGGCAGCCGCAAGCAGATGGCGGCGCCGTTCTCAGATGTCGTCGTCTTCGCCAGGGACTGGGGCTTCCGGCTGAGCGACATCAAGGTGCCCGTCCGCTGGTGGCACGGCGACGCCGACCACATCGTGCCGTACGCACACGGGCAGCACGTGGTGTCGCGGCTGACCGACGCCGAGCTTTATCCGATGCCCGGCGAAAGCCACCTCGCCGGACTCGGCCGAGCCGAGGAGATACTGCACACGATGCTCAAGGTGTGGGACGAATACGACTCCTAG